The Longimicrobiales bacterium genome contains a region encoding:
- a CDS encoding DUF1365 domain-containing protein translates to MKSCIYEGTVRHRRFGPVPHEFTYPLFMMYLDLEELPTLFSDRLLWSADAPAPAWFRAGDYLGQGETDLRDAVVSEAERLTGRRPKGPIRMLTHLRYLGFAMNPVTFYYCFNEDGESLDVILAEITNTPWKERHVYALQADEESGSPARRPHRFAKAFHVSPFMPMEQEYTWQLNEPRTGLLVHMENKEEDAKVFDATLRLRREEISGRSLATVLTRYPLLTLRIASGIYWQALKLRLKRLPYFHHPDQVAV, encoded by the coding sequence GTGAAGAGCTGCATCTACGAAGGAACGGTCCGGCACAGGCGCTTCGGTCCAGTCCCGCACGAGTTCACCTATCCGCTCTTCATGATGTACCTCGACCTCGAGGAGTTACCGACGCTCTTCTCCGACCGTTTGCTCTGGTCCGCTGACGCCCCCGCTCCCGCATGGTTCCGTGCGGGTGACTATCTGGGCCAAGGTGAGACCGACCTTCGAGACGCGGTTGTTTCCGAAGCCGAGCGACTCACAGGGCGACGTCCCAAAGGGCCGATCCGCATGCTCACGCACCTGCGTTATCTCGGCTTCGCCATGAACCCCGTGACCTTTTACTACTGCTTTAATGAGGACGGTGAGAGTCTCGACGTCATCCTCGCCGAGATCACGAACACACCCTGGAAGGAGCGCCACGTCTACGCCCTCCAGGCGGACGAAGAAAGCGGATCACCGGCCCGCCGGCCCCATCGCTTCGCCAAAGCGTTTCACGTCTCACCCTTCATGCCAATGGAGCAAGAGTACACGTGGCAACTCAACGAGCCGCGCACGGGACTCTTGGTGCACATGGAGAACAAGGAAGAGGACGCGAAGGTGTTCGACGCCACGCTCCGACTCCGCCGCGAGGAGATCTCAGGAAGATCTCTCGCCACCGTATTGACCCGCTATCCGCTGTTGACCCTGCGCATCGCCTCAGGCATCTACTGGCAGGCTCTTAAGCTGCGTCTCAAGCGTCTTCCCTACTTCCACCACCCCGACCAGGTAGCAGTATGA
- a CDS encoding cyclopropane-fatty-acyl-phospholipid synthase, translating to MGEFGIELAERGLVPLPGLRMGVRGLVRQRLRDATTGPDVATFAAMLAESPLALAPETANEQHYEVPSEFFELALGPRLKYSGAYWPPGVSTLEEAETAMLERTCDRAQLDDGQDILELGCGWGSLTLYMAEAFPNSRITAVSNSAPQRRFIEARAPKNVHVITADMNDLSLAQNFDRVVSVEMFEHMRNYRELLRRVHGWLRPDGRLFVHIFCHKKFAYPYDSEGSDNWMGRYFFTGGIMPSFDFFSHFEEDFAVEVDWQLDGTHYARTARAWRENIERQRDEVIAVFRGSYGGDAERWFQRWRLFFLACEELFGFREGSEWIVGHYRLAPVQP from the coding sequence ATGGGTGAATTCGGTATCGAGCTGGCCGAGCGAGGACTGGTTCCTCTGCCCGGCCTGAGAATGGGGGTGCGAGGGCTCGTGAGGCAGCGCCTCCGCGACGCCACGACCGGGCCGGACGTGGCCACCTTCGCCGCGATGTTGGCGGAGAGTCCGCTCGCACTCGCCCCCGAGACGGCGAACGAGCAACACTACGAAGTTCCGTCTGAATTCTTCGAACTGGCCCTCGGACCCCGTCTGAAGTACAGCGGTGCTTACTGGCCTCCAGGTGTGAGCACGCTCGAAGAGGCCGAGACCGCGATGCTCGAGCGCACCTGTGATCGAGCCCAGCTCGACGACGGGCAGGACATCCTCGAGTTGGGCTGTGGGTGGGGGTCGCTGACGCTCTATATGGCGGAGGCATTCCCGAACAGCCGTATCACGGCGGTATCGAACTCCGCCCCGCAGCGGCGTTTCATCGAGGCGCGCGCTCCGAAGAACGTACACGTCATTACAGCCGACATGAACGATCTCTCACTCGCTCAGAACTTTGATCGTGTCGTGAGCGTCGAGATGTTCGAGCACATGCGGAACTACCGCGAGCTGCTTCGTAGAGTCCACGGATGGCTGCGCCCCGACGGGCGCCTTTTTGTCCACATCTTCTGCCACAAAAAGTTTGCCTACCCTTACGATTCCGAGGGCTCTGACAACTGGATGGGCCGCTACTTCTTCACGGGTGGCATCATGCCTTCGTTCGACTTCTTCTCCCACTTCGAAGAAGACTTCGCCGTCGAAGTCGACTGGCAGCTCGACGGCACCCACTACGCGCGGACCGCACGGGCCTGGCGAGAGAATATCGAACGGCAGCGCGACGAGGTCATCGCGGTGTTCCGCGGCTCCTATGGTGGCGACGCGGAACGTTGGTTCCAGCGTTGGCGCCTGTTCTTTCTGGCGTGCGAGGAGCTGTTTGGCTTCCGCGAGGGCTCGGAGTGGATCGTGGGGCACTACCGTCTGGCTCCGGTGCAGCCGTGA
- a CDS encoding cyanophycinase gives MKKSISALCLPLAVAAFQACAPGGTEELGQAANDPGRLVIVGGALQADNAGVYDAVVSARAGDGPLCVVPTASSDAPEAMSGAIQTLTGYVGDGQVVGILITTEDPARAQDPSVVSELEGCSGFYFTGGSQSRILDVFLPAGDTTAAYRALWQRWQEGAVVAGSSAGAAMMSRLMISGGSSSEAVSYGIAAGGDEDGVQIREGMGFFEPLLDQHFLARGRIGRLLVSVIQEELPDVGLGIDENTALVVDGDSALVVGASGVVVVDGRAVVRAGPHRASEVRVSLAGAGDVLDLRTLEVRRQGAKTAVAISDASVESPEDPFSRWAFLHLVADLAASVDTEATFAVSGATLKIVEGAGFSASMTSSVNGVEDTPYGLSAGPFRVDLVGPGS, from the coding sequence ATGAAGAAGTCGATCAGTGCCCTTTGCCTTCCTCTGGCCGTGGCCGCGTTTCAGGCCTGCGCGCCGGGAGGCACTGAGGAGCTCGGCCAAGCCGCGAACGACCCGGGCCGGTTGGTCATCGTTGGAGGTGCGCTCCAAGCCGACAATGCTGGTGTGTACGATGCCGTGGTCTCGGCCCGAGCCGGGGACGGCCCGCTGTGTGTCGTGCCCACGGCCAGCAGCGACGCTCCGGAGGCGATGAGTGGAGCGATCCAGACCTTGACCGGGTACGTGGGGGATGGGCAAGTAGTCGGCATCCTCATCACGACAGAGGATCCTGCTCGGGCCCAGGACCCTTCCGTTGTCTCCGAACTGGAGGGCTGCTCAGGATTCTATTTCACGGGTGGTTCGCAGAGCCGGATTCTGGATGTCTTCCTCCCGGCAGGGGACACCACTGCGGCATATCGGGCGCTTTGGCAGCGGTGGCAGGAAGGTGCTGTTGTCGCAGGGAGCAGTGCCGGCGCGGCGATGATGAGCCGCTTGATGATCTCCGGTGGAAGTTCTTCGGAGGCCGTGAGCTATGGGATTGCAGCCGGTGGGGACGAGGACGGTGTCCAGATCCGCGAGGGCATGGGCTTCTTCGAACCGCTGCTTGACCAGCACTTCTTGGCGCGAGGTCGAATCGGGCGACTCCTGGTATCCGTTATCCAAGAAGAGTTGCCCGATGTTGGATTGGGGATCGACGAGAACACGGCTCTCGTCGTCGATGGAGATAGCGCCCTCGTTGTCGGTGCTTCCGGCGTCGTCGTCGTTGACGGTCGCGCGGTGGTGAGGGCTGGACCGCACCGTGCGTCGGAAGTGAGGGTGAGCCTGGCTGGGGCTGGGGATGTGCTGGACCTGCGGACGCTCGAGGTCCGGAGGCAGGGCGCGAAGACCGCGGTCGCTATTAGTGACGCGTCGGTTGAGTCACCCGAGGACCCGTTCTCCCGGTGGGCTTTCCTTCATTTGGTAGCCGACTTGGCCGCGAGCGTGGATACGGAAGCGACGTTCGCCGTTTCGGGCGCTACCCTCAAAATCGTTGAAGGGGCTGGGTTTTCTGCATCCATGACGAGTTCCGTGAACGGGGTCGAGGACACGCCGTATGGCTTGTCTGCTGGACCCTTCCGGGTGGATCTCGTGGGACCCGGTTCGTGA
- a CDS encoding DUF1295 domain-containing protein produces MNTIVLLGWSILAVALSGLWLRQLKTKNATSVDVAWSAGLAFLALLYPWFGDGDIWRRVLVSALGAVWAFRLAWYLLTDRVLKHTDEDGRYKAMRVELGPRAPLVFFLFYQGQAAVAVLFSLPMLAAMQGPSLGPFAVLGIVVWIGAVTGESIADAQLARFRADPANKGLACRDGLWWYSRHPNYFFEWVHWWAYVLIAEGAALTWLGPVMMLVFLFRITGIPHTERQALRSRGDAYRHYQETTSVFFPWPPKELS; encoded by the coding sequence ATGAACACCATCGTCCTCCTCGGTTGGTCGATCCTCGCGGTCGCTCTTTCAGGGCTCTGGCTTCGTCAGTTGAAAACGAAGAACGCGACGAGCGTCGACGTCGCCTGGTCGGCTGGCCTTGCCTTCCTCGCCCTGCTCTACCCCTGGTTCGGCGACGGCGACATCTGGCGCAGAGTCCTCGTCTCCGCGCTTGGAGCCGTGTGGGCGTTTCGGCTTGCCTGGTACCTGCTGACCGACCGGGTTCTGAAGCACACAGATGAGGACGGCCGATACAAAGCGATGCGCGTCGAGCTCGGTCCGCGAGCGCCCCTGGTGTTCTTTCTCTTCTATCAGGGTCAGGCTGCAGTCGCGGTGCTCTTCTCCCTACCCATGCTCGCCGCCATGCAGGGCCCCTCACTCGGCCCATTCGCAGTCCTCGGTATTGTCGTGTGGATTGGGGCCGTCACCGGCGAAAGCATTGCCGACGCCCAACTGGCTCGTTTTCGGGCGGATCCGGCGAACAAAGGCCTAGCTTGCCGCGACGGCCTTTGGTGGTATTCCCGACACCCGAACTACTTCTTCGAATGGGTCCATTGGTGGGCCTACGTACTCATCGCCGAGGGTGCAGCACTCACCTGGCTCGGCCCAGTCATGATGCTAGTCTTCCTCTTTCGTATCACAGGAATCCCACACACCGAAAGGCAGGCGCTGCGGAGCCGCGGTGACGCCTATCGGCACTATCAGGAGACAACCAGCGTGTTCTTCCCCTGGCCACCCAAGGAACTCTCATGA
- a CDS encoding amidohydrolase family protein produces MTTSKAFAIVRSLSRRLTWLAALALALPAHVAAQQQPETVIRNGLIVTAEGRLEADVRIRGEIIVEIGPSLAAGAGARQIDAKGMLLLPGAVDTHTHLNSVMPDPPRPDGNQDDYVSGSAAGFAGGVTTVSNFRGLLSGEDEDAYAARVIGAIEANGMADVFIHVNAGNDPTPFGRDRLKALVERGFVSTGEDFMARSGYDHHALEWYQTHEESGKVGVLSMMHAEDFAILQGTRDRLMAEGKGSIHNFAQSAPDVAEVVAVQRVVAIAEATGAPMYILHISSGRALQVAEDAMARGLPVYVEARPMYLHLTQEVYQRPDVGLYLGGPPIRDQWDQDKLWEGIAKGTVHTIGTDHTGYSRATKLDTTQTIASVHAVGTKRLGTPNLQEYLPMMFSEGVLTSRITLEQFVAVTSTNAAKLFGFYPRKGTIQVGSDADIVIWDPTITKQIREEDLLSGAGYSAYEGWEVTGFPRTTIRRGEIVYDNGVVLAEPGSGKFIPGAPFERPVLRPVTNRR; encoded by the coding sequence ATGACTACATCGAAAGCATTTGCCATCGTTCGCTCCCTCTCACGACGCCTGACCTGGCTAGCGGCTCTCGCCTTGGCTTTGCCAGCCCATGTGGCTGCTCAGCAGCAGCCCGAGACGGTCATCCGAAATGGCCTCATCGTGACCGCGGAAGGGCGCTTGGAGGCTGATGTGCGGATCCGCGGTGAGATCATCGTCGAGATCGGACCGAGCCTGGCGGCCGGCGCGGGTGCGCGGCAGATCGACGCCAAAGGCATGCTGTTGCTTCCAGGCGCGGTCGACACGCACACGCACCTCAACTCAGTGATGCCAGATCCGCCTCGGCCTGACGGAAACCAGGACGACTATGTCAGTGGGTCTGCGGCGGGCTTCGCTGGCGGTGTGACGACAGTCTCGAACTTCAGGGGATTGCTGTCTGGCGAGGACGAAGATGCGTATGCCGCTCGGGTTATTGGGGCCATCGAAGCGAACGGAATGGCCGATGTCTTCATCCACGTGAACGCCGGGAACGACCCCACCCCCTTTGGACGCGACCGACTGAAGGCTCTGGTCGAGCGAGGCTTCGTGAGCACGGGCGAAGATTTCATGGCCCGGTCCGGCTACGACCACCATGCGTTGGAGTGGTATCAGACCCATGAAGAGTCTGGCAAGGTTGGGGTGCTCAGCATGATGCACGCCGAGGACTTCGCCATTCTCCAGGGGACGAGAGACCGACTGATGGCTGAGGGCAAAGGATCGATTCACAATTTTGCGCAGAGTGCTCCGGACGTCGCAGAGGTCGTTGCGGTGCAGAGGGTGGTGGCCATCGCGGAGGCAACGGGGGCCCCCATGTACATCCTGCATATCTCGTCGGGGCGGGCGCTGCAGGTGGCCGAGGATGCAATGGCGAGAGGTCTGCCTGTGTATGTCGAGGCGCGCCCCATGTACCTGCACCTCACCCAAGAGGTGTATCAAAGGCCGGACGTCGGGCTTTACCTCGGAGGACCACCCATTCGCGACCAATGGGACCAGGACAAACTCTGGGAAGGCATCGCGAAGGGGACCGTCCATACCATCGGCACGGATCACACGGGCTATTCGAGGGCGACGAAGCTCGACACGACCCAGACGATCGCAAGTGTTCATGCGGTAGGGACCAAGCGGCTGGGCACGCCGAACCTGCAGGAGTACCTACCGATGATGTTCTCGGAGGGCGTTCTGACGAGTCGGATCACTCTCGAGCAGTTCGTCGCGGTTACCTCCACCAACGCGGCCAAGTTGTTTGGGTTCTACCCCCGAAAGGGAACGATTCAAGTGGGATCGGATGCCGACATCGTGATCTGGGATCCGACCATCACAAAGCAGATCCGCGAAGAGGATCTGCTGTCCGGGGCCGGCTATTCCGCCTATGAGGGATGGGAGGTCACTGGATTTCCGCGCACGACAATCCGTCGGGGCGAGATTGTTTACGACAATGGCGTCGTACTGGCCGAACCGGGTTCGGGGAAGTTCATTCCGGGAGCGCCGTTCGAACGGCCGGTGCTACGCCCGGTAACCAATCGCCGGTGA
- a CDS encoding MerR family transcriptional regulator, which yields MKESEKARHPIRVVAQRTGLTPATIRAWERRYDAVTPTRSEGGQRVYSDVDVQRLSTLKALADAGRGISMVAALSLADAEALLTEDLSTRIPSDSSGLAVPPSGLDEAYRCVRDLDDEGLEKSLWRALVIHGARPFLSQVAGRLIQLLGEGYEGGQITPAHEHLASEVIERILARVVDRARPHDAPSLIVSTLPGEKHGLGARLASAAATLDGWSVVYLGTDLPVEEVAMAAVTLAADGVAISVVRTVDAMDSASALADLRQALDPRVLLFVGGGGLAEIPEVLMPAGLIQMVGLEGFAAHHPARRS from the coding sequence ATGAAAGAATCAGAAAAGGCCAGGCATCCGATCCGGGTGGTCGCACAGCGAACTGGACTCACGCCGGCAACGATTAGGGCGTGGGAACGGCGGTACGACGCCGTTACACCGACGCGATCCGAAGGGGGGCAGCGCGTCTACTCCGATGTAGACGTACAGCGTCTGAGCACGCTAAAGGCGCTTGCCGACGCGGGGCGCGGTATCAGCATGGTGGCCGCCCTCTCTCTGGCAGACGCTGAGGCGTTGCTCACGGAGGACCTATCGACGCGGATCCCCTCAGATTCTTCTGGGCTTGCCGTGCCTCCGTCCGGATTGGATGAAGCGTACAGGTGCGTTCGGGATCTGGATGACGAGGGACTCGAGAAATCACTCTGGCGCGCGCTCGTGATTCATGGCGCTCGGCCCTTCCTTTCTCAGGTCGCCGGCCGGCTCATACAACTCCTTGGGGAGGGTTATGAGGGCGGCCAAATCACGCCCGCGCACGAGCACCTCGCGAGCGAAGTCATCGAGCGGATCCTCGCCCGCGTTGTTGATCGCGCCCGCCCGCACGACGCGCCTAGCCTCATCGTGTCGACGCTACCCGGAGAGAAGCACGGGCTGGGCGCCCGCCTTGCAAGCGCCGCGGCGACGCTCGACGGCTGGAGCGTGGTGTATTTGGGTACGGACTTGCCGGTGGAGGAGGTGGCGATGGCGGCCGTGACGCTGGCAGCGGATGGGGTCGCGATCAGCGTGGTGCGAACAGTCGACGCGATGGACAGCGCGTCCGCGCTGGCGGATCTTCGCCAGGCGCTTGATCCTCGCGTCCTTCTCTTCGTTGGTGGCGGAGGCCTGGCCGAGATTCCCGAGGTTCTCATGCCTGCGGGGCTGATCCAGATGGTCGGACTGGAAGGGTTCGCAGCGCATCATCCCGCCCGCCGTTCCTAG
- a CDS encoding FAD-dependent oxidoreductase has product MRIAIIGTGVAGLVTAHLLQDRHDITVFEARDRIGGHVNTIAIEERSGRLRAVDTGFIVYNETNYPLFTKLMSDLGVATQPSNMSFGVRSDAARLEYSSASLTTLFAQRRNLFSPGYIRMLRDILRFNRDAAPAILNGAAALTLGEYIETTDLSPRLAEHYLMPMGSALWSIPGGRVLEMPAEFFVRFFENHGMLTVNNQPEWRVIEGGSARYVEALATPFRDRVRTSTPVRRVERHHAHVTVDGEAFDHVVFACHSDQALSILADPNRAEREVLAALPFQENDVVLHTDTSVLPRSKRAWASWNYKVGADPEAPATVTYNMNKLQTLDADPTYCVTLNDTESIDPETILYRTQLSHPMYTLEGMAAQKRHEEISGHGHTHYCGAYWGFGFHEDGVRSAATVAKRFGGAL; this is encoded by the coding sequence ATGCGCATCGCAATCATCGGCACGGGAGTCGCGGGGCTCGTCACTGCTCACCTTCTCCAAGACCGCCACGACATCACCGTGTTCGAGGCACGGGACCGGATCGGTGGTCACGTGAACACGATCGCGATCGAAGAGCGCAGCGGTCGACTGCGCGCCGTCGATACCGGGTTCATCGTCTACAACGAGACGAACTACCCTCTCTTCACCAAGCTGATGAGTGACCTCGGGGTCGCCACACAGCCATCGAACATGAGCTTCGGTGTTCGGAGTGACGCGGCGCGCCTGGAGTACAGCAGCGCCAGCCTCACCACACTATTCGCGCAGCGAAGGAATCTCTTCAGCCCGGGCTACATCCGGATGCTACGAGACATTCTTCGTTTTAATCGTGACGCAGCGCCTGCCATTCTTAACGGCGCGGCAGCGCTCACCCTCGGCGAATACATCGAGACGACTGATCTGTCTCCCCGACTCGCTGAGCACTACCTCATGCCCATGGGATCGGCTCTTTGGTCTATCCCTGGAGGTCGGGTCCTGGAGATGCCAGCGGAGTTCTTCGTCCGCTTCTTCGAAAATCATGGCATGCTCACGGTGAACAATCAGCCGGAGTGGCGTGTGATCGAAGGCGGATCCGCCCGGTACGTGGAAGCCCTCGCTACCCCGTTCAGGGACCGCGTCCGCACGTCGACACCGGTGCGTCGTGTCGAGCGGCACCACGCGCACGTGACCGTGGACGGTGAGGCATTCGATCACGTCGTCTTCGCCTGCCATTCGGACCAGGCTCTCTCGATCCTGGCTGATCCGAACCGCGCCGAGCGCGAAGTCTTGGCTGCGCTCCCATTCCAGGAGAACGACGTGGTGCTCCATACTGACACTTCGGTGTTGCCACGGAGCAAGCGCGCGTGGGCATCTTGGAACTACAAGGTCGGAGCAGACCCTGAGGCGCCCGCAACGGTCACCTATAACATGAACAAGCTCCAGACTCTCGACGCGGACCCGACCTATTGCGTCACCCTGAACGACACCGAGTCGATCGACCCGGAGACCATCCTCTACCGGACGCAGCTGAGTCACCCGATGTACACATTAGAGGGCATGGCTGCCCAGAAGCGTCACGAGGAGATCAGCGGCCACGGCCACACCCACTACTGCGGTGCCTACTGGGGATTCGGCTTCCACGAAGACGGCGTCCGGAGCGCGGCAACGGTCGCGAAGCGGTTCGGGGGGGCTCTGTGA
- a CDS encoding DsbA family protein has protein sequence MUPWCYLSAGRVRKLQAEYEIQPAYTYFPLHPDTPKTGRSLADLFKGQEAVFEDMRKRLVELIAAEGLPYGDRTHTYNSRLAQELAAWGDSLGATDALHDALFRAYFVDDLNLAESDVLVAAAESAGLDPGKARAVVEERRFKETIDAHWQAARQTGVTGVPTFVAAGAGVVGAQPYEVLELLMERVGVPRRGTASL, from the coding sequence GTGTGACCATGGTGCTACTTGAGCGCCGGGCGCGTTCGAAAGCTTCAGGCCGAATATGAGATCCAGCCGGCTTATACCTACTTCCCCCTGCATCCGGACACGCCAAAAACGGGTCGTTCGCTCGCAGATCTCTTCAAGGGGCAAGAGGCCGTGTTCGAAGACATGCGAAAGCGTCTGGTCGAGTTGATTGCGGCCGAAGGGCTCCCGTACGGGGACAGGACCCATACGTACAACAGCCGTCTAGCCCAAGAGTTAGCCGCATGGGGGGATAGCCTTGGTGCAACGGATGCCCTCCATGACGCGTTGTTTCGGGCCTACTTCGTCGACGACCTCAATCTGGCCGAATCGGACGTCCTAGTCGCTGCTGCGGAGTCGGCCGGGCTGGACCCAGGTAAGGCCCGCGCGGTTGTGGAGGAGCGCCGTTTCAAAGAGACGATCGACGCCCATTGGCAGGCAGCGAGACAGACTGGAGTGACGGGCGTTCCGACCTTTGTGGCCGCCGGCGCCGGTGTCGTCGGAGCACAACCCTACGAAGTACTCGAACTCCTGATGGAGCGGGTTGGCGTGCCTCGACGCGGTACCGCGTCCCTCTGA
- a CDS encoding cyclopropane-fatty-acyl-phospholipid synthase has protein sequence MSTLDHIAERAVRMSLRRLKHGRLALTHGGTTSHFGRGHTPPASIQVTDPSFFRSLTFGGHIGAAESYVRGEWVTDDLPALMRLFAANRDALDGLETGWARLSQPFLAMLRVWNRNTRSGSSRNIRAHYDLGNDFFRTFLDETLTYSCGIFSDDRTSMRDASIEKYDRICKKLELTSDDHVIEIGSGWGGFAIHAASIYGCRVTTTTISVEQHRFASRLIAEAGLSDRVDVLLKDYRDLEGTYDKLVSIEMVEAVGHQFLEDYFQKCADLLAPHGRAAIQAITVRDDWYDPKQRQIDFIKRYIFPGSFIPSVSALSSAAGKTDMRIVHFEDQTPHYAETLRRWRAAFMENWPEIRALGFDAQFRRLWDFYFCYCEGGFDEAILGCAQIVWAKPASKGVIDARLHERIEAVA, from the coding sequence ATGAGCACTCTTGATCATATAGCGGAACGTGCGGTCCGCATGAGCCTCAGGCGGCTTAAGCACGGGCGTCTGGCGCTGACACACGGCGGCACAACCAGCCACTTCGGGAGAGGCCACACTCCCCCCGCTTCTATCCAAGTGACGGACCCGTCCTTCTTTCGCTCGCTCACGTTCGGCGGCCACATCGGCGCTGCGGAGTCCTATGTCCGTGGCGAATGGGTAACGGATGATCTGCCCGCGCTCATGCGCCTCTTCGCAGCCAATCGCGACGCGCTCGATGGACTTGAGACGGGGTGGGCCCGTCTGTCCCAGCCCTTCCTAGCCATGCTGCGTGTGTGGAATCGCAACACACGAAGCGGAAGTTCCAGAAACATCCGCGCACACTACGATCTGGGAAACGACTTCTTCCGGACCTTCCTCGACGAGACGCTCACCTACTCGTGCGGGATCTTTAGTGACGATCGGACGTCGATGCGCGACGCTTCGATTGAGAAGTACGACCGGATCTGCAAAAAATTGGAACTCACCTCCGACGACCACGTGATCGAGATCGGGTCCGGCTGGGGTGGTTTCGCGATCCATGCGGCCAGCATCTACGGCTGCCGAGTGACGACCACCACCATTTCTGTCGAGCAGCATCGATTCGCTTCACGTCTTATCGCCGAGGCGGGCCTATCGGATCGGGTGGACGTGCTCCTGAAGGACTACAGGGACCTCGAGGGCACCTACGACAAGCTGGTCTCTATAGAAATGGTCGAAGCGGTCGGCCATCAGTTCCTCGAAGACTACTTCCAGAAGTGTGCCGACCTCCTCGCGCCCCACGGGCGGGCAGCCATTCAGGCCATCACGGTTCGGGACGACTGGTACGACCCGAAGCAGCGACAAATCGACTTCATCAAGCGGTACATCTTCCCCGGGAGCTTTATCCCTTCCGTTTCAGCGTTGAGCAGCGCTGCCGGGAAGACAGATATGCGGATCGTACACTTCGAGGACCAAACTCCGCACTACGCTGAGACACTTCGTCGCTGGCGGGCCGCGTTCATGGAGAACTGGCCCGAGATCCGTGCGCTGGGCTTCGACGCACAATTCCGCCGCCTCTGGGACTTCTACTTCTGCTACTGCGAAGGTGGATTTGACGAGGCGATCCTCGGTTGCGCTCAGATCGTTTGGGCCAAGCCGGCGTCCAAAGGTGTGATCGACGCACGTCTACATGAGCGAATCGAGGCGGTCGCATGA
- a CDS encoding fasciclin domain-containing protein translates to MTRKFFALALLTVFVLVPASAAAQTAEKNIVETAVAAGSFTTLATALEAADLLGVLQGDGPFTVFAPTDAAFAKLPAGTVQALLADKDALIRVLTYHVVAGKVMASDVVALSAAETLAGISAPIEIKMGKVYVAGAEVSTTDVAASNGVIHIIDSVMLPPQN, encoded by the coding sequence ATGACTCGCAAGTTTTTCGCTCTCGCGCTCCTCACCGTGTTCGTTCTTGTCCCCGCTTCAGCAGCCGCTCAGACGGCTGAGAAGAACATCGTCGAAACGGCCGTCGCGGCCGGTTCCTTCACCACTCTGGCCACAGCGCTCGAGGCCGCTGACCTCCTGGGCGTGCTCCAGGGAGACGGCCCATTCACAGTATTCGCGCCGACCGACGCTGCGTTCGCCAAGCTCCCAGCCGGCACGGTCCAGGCGCTCCTCGCGGACAAGGACGCCTTGATCCGAGTGCTGACCTACCACGTGGTAGCCGGAAAAGTGATGGCATCAGACGTGGTGGCCCTTTCCGCCGCTGAGACGCTCGCCGGTATCAGCGCGCCGATCGAAATCAAGATGGGCAAGGTCTATGTAGCCGGTGCAGAAGTCTCGACTACCGACGTGGCAGCGTCCAACGGCGTCATCCACATCATCGATTCCGTCATGCTCCCCCCACAGAACTAA